A portion of the Sebastes fasciatus isolate fSebFas1 chromosome 2, fSebFas1.pri, whole genome shotgun sequence genome contains these proteins:
- the gch1 gene encoding GTP cyclohydrolase 1, with protein MEHSEQTQYSSNEKKDGGSVLNGHFDGMVKRPAGGTGRPAAAAQPPGAESASHRPVMESWREERTRSVEDNEMSLPSLAAAYSTILRGLGEDPQRQGLLKTPWRAATAMQFFTKGYQEKIIDVLNDAIFDEDHDEMVIVKDIDMFSMCEHHLVPIFGRVHIGYLPNKRVLGLSKLARIVEIYSRRLQVQERLTKQIAVAITEALQPTGVGVVIEATHMCMVMRGVQKMNSKTVTSTMLGVFREDPKTRDEFLALIRN; from the exons atggAGCACTCCGAACAGACTCAGTATAGCTCCAACGAGAAGAAAGACGGCGGCTCCGTGCTGAACGGACACTTTGACGGGATGGTGAAGCGGCCAGCCGGCGGCACCGGACGCCCCGCCGCCGCTGCCCAACCTCCGGGCGCAGAGTCCGCCTCTCACCGGCCCGTGATGGAAAGCTGGCGGGAGGAGCGGACCAGGAGCGTGGAGGACAACGAGATGAGCCTTCCGTCCCTGGCCGCGGCTTACTCCACCATCCTGCGGGGGCTCGGGGAGGACCCGCAGCGGCAGGGGCTCCTCAAAACCCCCTGGAGGGCAGCCACCGCCATGCAGTTCTTCACCAAGGGCTACCAGGAGAAAATCATCG ACGTGCTAAACGACGCCATCTTCGACGAGGACCATGACGAGATGGTGATCGTCAAAGACATCGACATGTTCTCCATGTGTGAACATCACCTGGTGCCCATCTTCGGCAGG GTTCACATTGGTTACCTCCCCAACAAGAGAGTCCTGGGCCTCAGCAAGCTGGCCAG gATTGTTGAAATCTACAGCCGTCGACTACAAG TTCAGGAGAGGTTGACCAAACAAATTGCCGTGGCGATCACCGAGGCGCTGCAGCCCACCGGGGTCGGGGTGGTCATCGAGGCAAC tcacatGTGTATGGTGATGCGAGGCGTTCAGAAGATGAACAGTAAAACCGTCACCAGCACCATGTTGGGAGTTTTCAGGGAAGATCCAAAAACCAGAGACGAGTTTCTGGCGCTGATCAGGAACTGA